The DNA window CGTGGACCAGAAAGACCGTGCTGTCACGGACTACGATGCGCCCATGGTGTGCGATGGCTGGTATTGCTCACGTGCCGCCGGGAAAGTGAGAAGCGAAGGCTTCGAACTGGAAGCCCATGGCAAGCTGACCCAGGGACTGCAAGTCAGTGCCGGTTACACCTACAACCGGAACCGATACTTGCAGGACACCGATAAAGCCCTGGAAGGAAAACCGTTCGACTATGGTCCCCGGCATGTGCTCCGCCTCTGGTCCGATTACCAGCTACCAGGCGACCAGGGAAAATGGCGCGTAGGCGCAGGCGTCAACTTCCGCAGCGAACAGAAGACGAACAGCACGACCCGATTGAATCCGGTACAGGGCAGTTACGCCATCTGGAATGCGATGCTTGCCTACAGGATCGACGGGCACTGGTCGACCCAGTTGAACATGAACAATGTGTTCGACAAGAAGTACTACTCGAACATCTCGGACAACTACTTCTATAGTCATGTCGGCGAGCCACGCAACTTTACCGTCAGCCTGCGTGGGGAGTTCTAGCCCATAGGATGGATTGAACCTGGAACGGCGGATAGCAAAAGCCCGCGATAAACGCGGGCTTTTAGGCACGGACGTCGAGGGATAGTGAGAGCCTCTTACTTCACCGGTACGACCGAACCCTTGTACTTCTCTTCAATGAACTGCACCAGGGCATCGCTGTGCAGGGCCTTGGCGACCTTCTGCAGGGCTTCGGAGTCCTTGTTGTCCGGGCGCGCGACCAGGATGTTCACATAGGGCGAGTCGCTGCCTTCGAGGATCAGCGCATCCTGGGTCGGGTTGAGCTTGGCTTCCAGCGCATAGTTGGTGTTGATCAGCGCCAGGTCCACCTGGTTCACCACGCGCGGCAGGGTGGCAGCTTCCAGTTCGCGGATCTTCAGGCCTTTCGGGTTCTCGGCGATGTCACGCGGCGTGGCGGTGATGCCGGCCTCCGGCTTCAGGGTGATCAGGCCGGCCTTCTGCAACAGCAGCAGGGCGCGACCGCCGTTGGTGGCGTCGTTGGGGATCGCCACGCTGGCGCCCTTGGGCAGCGCGTCGAGGCTCTTGTGCTTGGTGGAATAGGCGCCGAACGGTTCGATATGCACGCCGGTGACGCTGACCAGTTCGGTGTTGCGGGTACGGTTGAACTCATCCAGGTAGGGCTGGTGCTGGAAGTAGTTGGCGTCCAGGCGCTTCTCGGACACCTGCACGTTGGGCTGCACATAGTCGGTGAAGACCTTCACCTGCAGGTCGACGCCCTGCTCGGCCAGCGCCGGCTTGATGAACTCGAGGATTTGCGCATGGGGCACGGCGGTGGCTGCGACGGTCACGGTTTCCGCCGCCTGGGCGTTGAATGCAACGGCTACGGCCAGGGCCGCAAAAATCTTTTTCATCGTTCGATTCCTTGAAAGTTGGGCGAGGTGAAGTGCTGAGCGGGGTGCGATCGTACGCTCGCCCTGAAATGTCACTTGCGGGAAAAATGTACCACCAACTTGTCGCCCAGGGTTTGCAGAATCTGCACCAGCACCAGCAGCAGGACCACCGTGACCACCATCACGTCGGTCTGGAAACGCTGGTAGCCGAAGCGGATC is part of the Pseudomonas sp. ABC1 genome and encodes:
- a CDS encoding MetQ/NlpA family ABC transporter substrate-binding protein, with protein sequence MKKIFAALAVAVAFNAQAAETVTVAATAVPHAQILEFIKPALAEQGVDLQVKVFTDYVQPNVQVSEKRLDANYFQHQPYLDEFNRTRNTELVSVTGVHIEPFGAYSTKHKSLDALPKGASVAIPNDATNGGRALLLLQKAGLITLKPEAGITATPRDIAENPKGLKIRELEAATLPRVVNQVDLALINTNYALEAKLNPTQDALILEGSDSPYVNILVARPDNKDSEALQKVAKALHSDALVQFIEEKYKGSVVPVK